DNA sequence from the Brachybacterium sp. P6-10-X1 genome:
CATCCGCTCAGGCGCCGACAATCGAAGCCTGCGGGAACGAATGTGGAAAACCTCCTTGTGGGGAGGAAGGATGGTGACGTCGAGTCCGACCTTCGAGATGCGCATCTCGAGACGCGAGCGTCGAGCGGCACGAGTAGTGCTCTCTTCGCAGGTCCCGAAGCCCTTCGCCCCATCAGCGGATCGCACGGCCGAGGGCTCGGCGTCGACGACCACGGCTCATCTCCTGCCGAATGTGGATGACCACCCCCCCGTGAAGGAAAAGCATGATCGGCGGACGCGATCACACACTTCTGGCGCGGAATTGTGCACGATTCGGAAGACATTGTTGATAACTGCCCTGTGTGGAGGAAGGTCCGCACCGCGTCGCGCTCCGGATTCCGGCGCGCGAGAGATGGTGAACCTCCTCGACGCCCCGCGTCCCCCTGCGTCGGTTGATGACGGGACGCTCGACAGCGTCAGGCCCGAGCCTCGAGGATGGAGTCGTGTCGCCGGTCCCCGACGCATCGCTCCGTAGCTCAGCCCGGGAGAGCAGCTCCCCCATAAGGAGTGGGTCGCAGGTTCGAATCCTGCCGGAGCGTCGCCCGGTGATCGGGATTGCTCCCGCGGATCAGTGGTCGGCGCTCACCTCGGGACGTTCGCCGTGCTCCGCACCAGCACCGCTCCCTGCTCGTCCCCGCATCCCGAGTCCGAGAACCCCAGAGCCTCGTACAGCCGTCGCGCCCGGTCGTTCTCCCTGCTCACGTGCAGACTCACCCGATCGACCCCGTATTCACGGGCCCGGTGCAGCAGGGCCTCCATCAGGGCGCGGCCCACACCACGGCCACGCGCCTCCTGCTCGACCGCGACGACGAGCTCCGGGACGTCCTCGGCGAGGAATCCGGCACGGTGGTCGACGACGGTGAAGAATCGGCACCATGCCGCCCCGATCGCTCTCCCCGTGCCGCTGTCACGAGCGATCACCCCGATATCGCCGGCGCGCCGGCCGAAGTCGTCGATGTACGAGTCCGCACCGCACGTCGCCCGGTGCCGCGTGAAGGAGTCCTCGTCCCACGCCTCGCGCCATCTCCACGCCGCATGGATCGCCCGCTCCAGCACGCCGATGTCGTCGGCCGTCGCGTCGACCAGCACGAGCGGACTCACCGCGCGACCCCGTCCCGCAGCGCGGGGAGCCAATCCCCCGGGAGCTCGTGCGCCGACCGTCCTTCCGGCCACGTCTCGAGCCCGTCTCCGTCCCAGCGCGGGACGACGTGCAGGTGCAGATGGCCCACGGACTGCCCCGCCGCCGCTCCGCTGGCATGGAGGACGTTGACGCCGGCCGCTCCGAGAACCGCCTGCATGCCGCGGGCGAGAGCCTGGGCACACGAGGTGACGGCCTGCAGGACGTCGGCCGGCGCATCCTGCATCCCGATCACGTGCGCCTGGGAGATGACCAGGCAGTGTCCCGGAGCCAGACTGCTGTCCGGCAGCGGGAGCAGCGCCGACGCCCGGTCCCCTCGGTGGACCCATGCGGCGGTCCCGCGCCCCTCCAGCAGCGCGCAGAACACGCAGGGTCCGCCGTCGGCCGACGGAGGGGGCTGAGAGGATCGGCGCTCCATCGTCCCAGGCTCGCACGACAAGACCTCCCGAGGAGTCCCATGCGCCCCCGCTCCACCACCCGCCGACCCGTCCTCGAGCGGCTCGTGCTGCCCGAGCTGCAGGATCTCGAGGCCGACGAGCTGCACGCCCAGGGCACGTACGACGCCGTGCGGGTCACCGGCGGAGATCTCTCCGGCCGCGATCTGACCGGCGCCACCTTCACCGAGTGCGAGCTGCTCGGCGTCACCGCCCACGAGGCGGTCCTGCAGCACGCCCGGCTGATCGAGACCCGGATCGACCGGCTGAATGCGCCGGTCCTGAACGCCACGCGCTCCACCTGGCGGGACGTGGAGCTGACCGGTTCCCGGATCGGCGCGCTGGACATCGACGACACGGAGGTGCGGCAGGCCCGCCTCGTCGGCAGCAAGCTCGACTGGCTGAATCTGCGCGCCTCCACCCTCGAGGACGTGCTGTTCGAGGACTGCACGATCGAGGAGCTCGACCTCACCGGGGCGACCGCGGCCCGTGTCGCCTTCGTGAACTGCCGCGCCGGCAGCGTCTCCCTCGCCCACGCGCGGCTGGCGGACGTGGACCTGCGGGGTCTCGAGATGGGCGCGATCGGCAACCTCGAGGGGATGAAGGGGGCGACGCTCGACGCCCAGCAGGTCGCGGTGCTGGCCCCTGCGTTCGCACATCACCTGGGGATCCGCGTCGAGGGGTGATCATCGGTCCCTCCCCGGGCCCCTCGCCCGCCCCCGTACTACGCTGGCGCCGAGCTCATACCCCGACGAAGGAGTCGCCCGATGCCCGGGATCCGTGCCCTCACCCTCCTCGTGGAGGATCCGTCCGCCGCCGCCATCTCCCTGCGCGACGTCGCGGGCTGGAGCATCGAGGCCGACTTCGGCAGCTTCGCCTCGCTGACCGCACCGGACAGCATCCCGCTGTGGCTCAACGCCCCGGGGGACGGCGAGGAGCCTTCGCGCGGGATCGTCCTCCACATGGTCTGCGAGGACGTCGACGCGGCCTTCGGGCAGGCTGTCTCCCGGGGCGCCGCCGCCGTTCGGGAACCGACGGACATGGACTTCGGGGAGCGCTCGGCCTGCGTGCGGATCGCTGCCGTTCCCGGCATCACGATCGACTTCTCGCGTCCGCTGACCTGACCCGTCCGGCCCGCTCCCGCCCCCGCGCAGCAGAACGCGGGCCGAGGTGATCCCCGACCCGCGCCTGATGCGCGATCGTACGCTCAGCGGCGGCCGCTGACCCGCTGCTTCTTCGAACTGATCTCCCCCGTGTTGAAGCCCGCGAGGTGCAGCCCGCCGTGGAAGCGGGCGTGCTCGATCTTCACGCAGCGGTCCATCACGACGTCCAGGCCGGCGCCCTCGGCGAGCGCGGCGGCCTCCTCGTTCCACGATCCCAGCTGCAGCCACAGCGCTCCCGCGCCGACGTCCACGGCCTCCTGCGCCACGCCCGGCAGGTCGGCGTCCTTGCGGAAGACGTCCACCAGGTCGGGGACCACCGGGAGGTCGGCGAGCGAGTCGTGGGCGGGCCGGCCCAGGATGGTCTCGGCCCGGGGGTTGACGAAGTACACCTCGTAGGGCGAGCTGGAGAGCAGGTAGGTCGCCACGAAGTAACTGGCCCGCGCCGGATTCGCGGAGGCGCCGACGATCGCGATCGAGCGAGCGCGGCGCAGGATCCCGAGCCGCTCCGGGGCCGACGGGCCCTGCCAGGTCCGCTGAACCTGCTGGGTCTGCTGTGCCGTATCCGTCATCGCTGCACTCCCGTCGCGGCCGTGATCGCCTGGTCGAGGTCCCACAGGATGTCCTCGATGTCCTCGAGGCCCACGGAGATCCGGATCAGGTCCGGGCGCACCCCGCCCTCGAGGAGCTGCTGCTCGGACAGCTGCTGATGGGTGGTCGAGGCCGGGTGGATCACCAGGGTGCGGGCATCGCCGATGTTCGCCAGATGCGAGGCGAGCTGCAGATTCTCCATCACGGCCTCGCCGGTGGCGCGGGCCGCGGC
Encoded proteins:
- a CDS encoding GNAT family N-acetyltransferase: MSPLVLVDATADDIGVLERAIHAAWRWREAWDEDSFTRHRATCGADSYIDDFGRRAGDIGVIARDSGTGRAIGAAWCRFFTVVDHRAGFLAEDVPELVVAVEQEARGRGVGRALMEALLHRAREYGVDRVSLHVSRENDRARRLYEALGFSDSGCGDEQGAVLVRSTANVPR
- a CDS encoding CoA-binding protein; its protein translation is MTDTAQQTQQVQRTWQGPSAPERLGILRRARSIAIVGASANPARASYFVATYLLSSSPYEVYFVNPRAETILGRPAHDSLADLPVVPDLVDVFRKDADLPGVAQEAVDVGAGALWLQLGSWNEEAAALAEGAGLDVVMDRCVKIEHARFHGGLHLAGFNTGEISSKKQRVSGRR
- a CDS encoding HIT family protein translates to MERRSSQPPPSADGGPCVFCALLEGRGTAAWVHRGDRASALLPLPDSSLAPGHCLVISQAHVIGMQDAPADVLQAVTSCAQALARGMQAVLGAAGVNVLHASGAAAGQSVGHLHLHVVPRWDGDGLETWPEGRSAHELPGDWLPALRDGVAR
- a CDS encoding glyoxalase/bleomycin resistance/extradiol dioxygenase family protein, translated to MPGIRALTLLVEDPSAAAISLRDVAGWSIEADFGSFASLTAPDSIPLWLNAPGDGEEPSRGIVLHMVCEDVDAAFGQAVSRGAAAVREPTDMDFGERSACVRIAAVPGITIDFSRPLT
- a CDS encoding pentapeptide repeat-containing protein yields the protein MRPRSTTRRPVLERLVLPELQDLEADELHAQGTYDAVRVTGGDLSGRDLTGATFTECELLGVTAHEAVLQHARLIETRIDRLNAPVLNATRSTWRDVELTGSRIGALDIDDTEVRQARLVGSKLDWLNLRASTLEDVLFEDCTIEELDLTGATAARVAFVNCRAGSVSLAHARLADVDLRGLEMGAIGNLEGMKGATLDAQQVAVLAPAFAHHLGIRVEG